In Dethiosulfovibrio salsuginis, a single genomic region encodes these proteins:
- the dnaN gene encoding DNA polymerase III subunit beta, with protein sequence MKLSIDKNIFMKAWQMAERVSASKSPMNVISGILLDSEGDKTTLLATDLKTSIKTYVDGITVKEPGKTVFPVKVVGELFKKASTSIFDIEVDENGKGLLISGRNRYRFSTYPWEEFPKLPSSSGASSFCEISKDELHRILDEGGIAGNMGEEFPKYLGAELLQIKNGEFHCVSTDGRRLSLSKAYVDKDSKDQDMLLPLSSIREFLRILSSVEVESNIKISLDGALGYFSSDNIEFSVRRVESTFPNYERILSPNTTTTLEIDRSQFISALERVDVVVRDSTRMVVLILSPGGDLHLWGKAPDVGEAREVVDGIIKGEPLKVAFNVGYMIDGLKAFHGDSVSLSFNGQEGQMMMLRPKESDFLYMLMPMKLKSSDLDGLDEFEESPF encoded by the coding sequence ATGAAACTCTCTATCGATAAAAATATCTTTATGAAAGCATGGCAAATGGCCGAGAGAGTATCGGCATCGAAGAGCCCTATGAACGTCATTTCAGGAATACTGCTGGATTCAGAGGGAGATAAAACCACACTTCTAGCGACAGACCTGAAAACCTCTATAAAAACCTACGTAGACGGTATAACCGTAAAAGAACCGGGAAAAACCGTCTTTCCCGTGAAGGTAGTAGGAGAGCTTTTTAAAAAGGCATCAACCTCTATATTCGATATAGAGGTTGACGAAAACGGAAAAGGACTTCTTATATCCGGCAGAAATAGATACAGATTTTCAACTTATCCATGGGAAGAATTTCCTAAACTTCCCTCTTCCTCAGGGGCATCTTCCTTTTGCGAAATATCAAAAGACGAGCTTCATAGGATACTGGACGAAGGTGGAATAGCGGGGAATATGGGGGAGGAATTTCCCAAATACCTTGGGGCGGAGCTTCTTCAGATAAAAAACGGCGAGTTTCACTGCGTATCTACCGATGGAAGGAGGCTTTCACTCTCAAAGGCATACGTCGATAAAGATTCAAAAGATCAGGATATGCTGTTGCCTCTCAGCTCTATAAGGGAATTTTTGAGGATACTCTCCTCGGTAGAGGTCGAGAGCAACATAAAAATATCCTTAGACGGAGCTCTAGGCTATTTTTCATCGGATAACATAGAGTTTTCCGTCAGAAGGGTGGAATCCACATTTCCAAACTACGAGAGGATCCTAAGCCCGAACACAACCACCACCTTGGAGATAGATAGATCTCAGTTTATATCCGCCCTCGAAAGAGTCGACGTAGTCGTAAGGGACAGCACCAGGATGGTAGTCCTTATCCTGTCCCCTGGAGGTGATCTCCATCTCTGGGGTAAAGCACCTGACGTAGGTGAGGCCAGGGAAGTGGTGGACGGAATAATAAAAGGAGAGCCTTTAAAAGTCGCTTTTAACGTGGGTTACATGATAGACGGTCTAAAGGCCTTCCATGGAGATAGCGTATCCCTTTCCTTCAACGGCCAGGAAGGGCAGATGATGATGCTCAGGCCTAAAGAGAGCGATTTCCTCTACATGCTGATGCCTATGAAACTTAAAAGCTCCGACCTAGATGGACTGGACGAGTTCGAGGAGTCACCTTTTTAG